The Streptomyces aurantiacus genome includes a region encoding these proteins:
- a CDS encoding ABC transporter ATP-binding protein, protein MTTQRGWARRLAGYAWRYPKDVLLALGASLGGMAVMALVPLITKVIIDDVVGDHTRDMAPWAGALIGAAVVVYVLTYIRRYYGGRLALDVQHDLRTDMYGTITRLDGRRQDELSTGQVVGRATSDLQLIQGLLFMLPMTIGNILLFVISLVIMAWLSLPLTLVALVMAPALWFIAKRSRTKLHPATWYAQAQAAAVAGVVDGAVTGVRVVKGFGQEDQETGKLREIGRKLFAGRLRTIRLNSKYTPALQAVPALAQVAMLALGGWLAVKGEVTLGTFVAFSSYLAQLVGPVRMLAMVLTVGQQARAGAERVLELIDTEPSIEDGTKPLPAEAPATVEFDDVSFAYDDDRPVLDGLSFEIRSGETLAVVGSSGSGKSTVSLLLPRFYDVSRGAVLIGGLDVRELTLDSLRAAIGLVPEDSFLFSDTVRANIAYGRPEATQEEIETAARAAQADRFIAALPDGYDTTVGEHGLTLSGGQRQRVALARAILTDPRLLVLDDATSAVDAQVEHEIHEALRGVMAGRTTLLIAHRRSTLNLADRIAVLDDGRLADIGTHEELTERSPLYRRLLTDPDELGGVSPGHARPSCPVEDTSVRDELDAEFDAERGVTPRLWTGDREPKDTALAGTPATPELLAQVDALPPATDIPAIDEARAVTPEDSYGLRRLLRGFGLPLLASLGLVAVDAGMGLLLPVLIRHGIDEGVSELALGGVWAASVIALVSVLVQWSAQIGETRMTGRTGERVLYSLRLKIFSQLQRLGLDYYERELTGRIMTRMTTDVDALSTFLQTGLVTAFVSVVTFFGIMGALLVIDVQLALVVFLTLPPLIIGTFFFRRASVKAYELARERVSVVNADLQESVSGLRILQAFRREGSGGRRFAEGSDSYRQARIRGQWLISVYFPFVQLLSSVAAAAVLIVGAARVDAGTLTTGALVAYLLYIDLFFAPVQQLSQVFDGYQQATVSLGRIQELLQEPTSTKAADEPLEVLSLRGEIAFEDVDFAYGRPGDTDAEEALSGVGLTIPAGQTVAFVGETGAGKSTLVKLVARFYDPTGGRVTVDGTDLRSLDLTSYRHRLGVVPQEAYLFQGTVRDAIAYGRPDATDAEVEAAARAVGAHDMIATLDGGYLHEVAERGRNLSAGQRQLIALARAELVDPDILLLDEATAALDLATEAQVNQATDRIAGRRTTLVVAHRLTTAARADRVVVMADGRVAEDGTHDELLAREGRYAQLWRTFVGEPDPARTVTTTK, encoded by the coding sequence GCACGGACATGTACGGGACGATCACCCGCCTCGACGGCAGGCGCCAGGACGAGCTGTCGACCGGCCAGGTCGTGGGCCGCGCGACCAGCGACCTCCAGCTCATCCAGGGCCTGCTCTTCATGCTCCCGATGACCATCGGGAACATCCTCCTCTTCGTGATCTCCCTGGTGATCATGGCCTGGCTGTCGCTGCCGCTCACGCTCGTCGCGCTGGTCATGGCCCCCGCCCTCTGGTTCATCGCCAAACGCAGCCGTACGAAGCTCCACCCGGCCACCTGGTACGCCCAGGCCCAGGCGGCGGCCGTGGCGGGCGTGGTCGACGGCGCGGTCACCGGCGTCCGCGTGGTGAAGGGCTTCGGCCAGGAGGACCAGGAGACCGGCAAGCTCCGCGAGATCGGCCGCAAGCTCTTCGCGGGCCGCCTCCGCACGATCCGGCTGAACTCCAAGTACACCCCCGCCCTCCAGGCGGTCCCGGCGCTCGCCCAGGTCGCCATGCTGGCGCTCGGCGGCTGGCTGGCGGTGAAGGGCGAGGTCACCCTGGGCACCTTCGTGGCGTTCTCCTCCTACCTCGCCCAGCTCGTGGGCCCCGTGCGCATGCTCGCCATGGTCCTCACGGTCGGCCAGCAGGCCCGGGCCGGCGCCGAGCGCGTCCTGGAGCTGATCGACACCGAGCCGTCGATCGAGGACGGCACGAAACCGCTGCCCGCCGAGGCCCCCGCGACCGTCGAGTTCGACGACGTGTCCTTCGCCTACGACGACGACCGCCCGGTCCTGGACGGCCTCAGCTTCGAGATCCGCTCCGGCGAGACCCTCGCGGTCGTCGGCTCGTCCGGCTCCGGCAAGTCCACGGTCTCCCTCCTCCTGCCCCGCTTCTACGACGTGAGCCGGGGCGCCGTCCTCATCGGCGGCCTCGACGTGCGCGAGCTGACCCTCGACTCGCTGCGCGCTGCCATCGGCCTCGTCCCCGAGGACTCCTTCCTCTTCTCCGACACCGTCCGCGCCAACATCGCCTACGGCCGCCCCGAGGCCACCCAGGAGGAGATCGAGACGGCGGCCCGGGCCGCCCAGGCGGACCGTTTCATCGCCGCCCTGCCCGACGGCTACGACACCACGGTCGGCGAGCACGGCCTCACCCTCTCCGGCGGCCAGCGCCAGCGCGTGGCCCTGGCGCGGGCGATCCTCACCGACCCGCGCCTGCTGGTCCTCGACGACGCCACCTCGGCGGTCGACGCCCAGGTCGAGCACGAGATCCACGAGGCCCTGCGCGGTGTCATGGCGGGCCGCACGACCCTCCTCATCGCCCACCGCCGCTCCACCCTCAACCTCGCCGACCGCATCGCCGTCCTCGACGACGGCCGCCTCGCCGACATCGGAACCCACGAGGAACTGACCGAACGCTCACCGCTGTACCGCCGGCTGCTCACCGACCCGGACGAGCTGGGCGGCGTCTCACCCGGTCACGCCAGGCCGTCCTGCCCGGTGGAGGACACGTCCGTACGGGACGAGCTGGACGCCGAGTTCGACGCCGAACGCGGTGTCACCCCACGGCTGTGGACCGGCGACCGCGAGCCCAAGGACACCGCGCTGGCCGGCACGCCCGCGACCCCCGAACTCCTCGCCCAGGTCGACGCCCTCCCCCCGGCCACCGACATCCCCGCCATCGACGAGGCACGCGCGGTCACCCCGGAGGACTCGTACGGGCTGCGACGCCTGCTGCGGGGCTTCGGGCTCCCGCTCCTCGCGAGCCTCGGCCTCGTCGCCGTCGACGCGGGCATGGGTTTGCTGCTGCCGGTCCTGATCCGGCACGGCATCGACGAGGGCGTCTCCGAGCTCGCGCTCGGGGGAGTGTGGGCGGCCTCGGTGATCGCCCTGGTCAGCGTGCTCGTCCAGTGGTCGGCGCAGATCGGCGAGACCCGGATGACCGGACGCACCGGGGAGCGGGTCCTCTACTCGCTCCGGCTGAAGATCTTCTCGCAGCTCCAGCGGCTCGGACTCGACTACTACGAGCGGGAGCTGACCGGCCGGATCATGACCCGGATGACGACGGACGTGGACGCGCTGTCCACGTTCCTGCAGACCGGCCTGGTCACCGCCTTCGTCTCCGTCGTCACCTTCTTCGGCATCATGGGCGCCCTGCTCGTGATCGACGTACAGCTGGCACTGGTCGTCTTCCTGACGCTGCCGCCGCTGATCATCGGCACGTTCTTCTTCCGCAGGGCCAGCGTCAAGGCGTACGAACTCGCCCGCGAGCGCGTGTCCGTCGTCAACGCGGACCTCCAGGAGTCGGTGTCCGGCCTGCGGATCCTCCAGGCGTTCCGCCGCGAGGGATCGGGCGGCAGGCGCTTCGCCGAGGGCAGCGACAGCTACCGCCAGGCCCGCATCCGCGGACAGTGGCTGATCTCGGTCTACTTCCCGTTCGTCCAGCTGCTGTCCTCCGTGGCGGCCGCCGCCGTGCTGATCGTGGGCGCCGCACGGGTCGACGCGGGCACCCTCACCACCGGCGCGCTGGTCGCCTACCTCCTCTACATCGACCTGTTCTTCGCGCCCGTGCAGCAGCTCTCGCAGGTCTTCGACGGCTACCAGCAGGCCACCGTCTCGCTCGGCCGGATTCAGGAGCTGCTCCAGGAGCCGACCTCGACGAAGGCCGCCGACGAGCCGCTCGAGGTGCTGTCCCTGCGGGGCGAGATCGCCTTCGAGGACGTGGACTTCGCTTACGGCCGCCCCGGCGACACGGACGCCGAGGAGGCCCTCAGCGGGGTCGGCCTGACCATTCCGGCCGGGCAGACCGTCGCGTTCGTCGGCGAGACGGGCGCGGGCAAGTCGACCCTGGTCAAGCTGGTGGCCCGCTTCTACGACCCCACCGGCGGCCGGGTCACGGTCGACGGCACGGACCTGCGCTCGCTCGACCTGACCTCGTACCGGCACCGTCTCGGCGTCGTCCCGCAGGAGGCGTACCTCTTCCAGGGCACCGTCAGGGACGCCATCGCGTACGGCCGGCCGGACGCCACGGACGCCGAGGTCGAGGCGGCGGCCCGCGCGGTCGGCGCGCACGACATGATCGCCACGCTGGACGGCGGCTACCTCCACGAGGTCGCCGAGCGCGGCCGCAACCTCTCCGCCGGGCAGCGCCAGCTGATCGCGCTCGCCCGCGCCGAACTGGTCGACCCGGACATCCTGCTCCTCGACGAGGCGACGGCAGCGCTCGACCTCGCCACCGAGGCCCAGGTCAACCAGGCCACCGACCGCATCGCGGGCCGCCGTACGACGCTGGTCGTCGCGCACCGGCTGACCACGGCCGCCCGGGCGGACCGGGTCGTGGTGATGGCCGACGGCCGCGTCGCCGAGGACGGCACGCACGACGAACTGCTCGCCCGCGAGGGCCGGTACGCACAGCTGTGGCGGACGTTCGTGGGGGAGCCGGATCCCGCCAGGACGGTCACCACCACGAAGTGA